One region of Thunnus thynnus chromosome 14, fThuThy2.1, whole genome shotgun sequence genomic DNA includes:
- the nkx6.2 gene encoding homeobox protein Nkx-6.2 — translation MLAVGQMEANRQSAFVLGSTPLAALHNMTEMKTSLFPYALQQSPAGFKAPHLSNLSSHLAGATPHGISDILGRPVATAGQLLSGFPRINGLATTAAAAAAAGMYFSPAVSRYPKPLAELPGRAPIFWPGVMQGSPWRDPRVPCPTQANLMMDKDGKKKHSRPTFSGQQIFALEKTFEQTKYLAGPERARLAYSLGMTESQVKVWFQNRRTKWRKRHAAEMATAKKKHDSETEKMKESSDNEDDDEYNKPLDPNSDDEKITRLLKKHKATNLALISPCSNSSDTL, via the exons ATGTTAGCTGTCGGGCAGATGGAGGCTAACCGGCAGAGTGCTTTCGTCCTGGGCAGCACCCCGCTGGCGGCGTTGCACAACATGACCGAGATGAAGACGTCCCTGTTCCCGTACGCGCTGCAGCAGAGCCCGGCGGGCTTTAAGGCACCCCACCTCTCCAACCTCAGCTCTCATTTAGCCGGGGCGACCCCTCACGGAATAAGCGACATCCTGGGGAGACCCGTCGCCACTGCGGGACAGCTGCTCTCCGGCTTCCCCAGGATAAACGGCCTGGCCACCACCGCAGCCGCCGCCGCAGCAGCGGGGATGTACTTCAGCCCGGCGGTGTCGCGGTACCCGAAGCCCCTGGCCGAGCTGCCGGGGAGGGCGCCCATCTTCTGGCCCGGGGTGATGCAGGGTTCTCCCTGGAGGGACCCGCGAGTTCCTTGTCCCA CTCAAGCTAACTTAATGATGGACAAGGACGGCAAGAAGAAACACTCCAGACCCACTTTTTCAGGACAGCAGATTTTTGCACTGGAAAAAACTTTCGAGCAGACGAAATACCTGGCCGGCCCAGAGAGAGCCCGCCTGGCCTACTCATTAGGAATGACCGAGAGTCAAGTCAAG GTTTGGTTTCAGAACAGAAGAACCAAATGGCGGAAGAGACACGCAGCAGAGATGGCCACGGCCAAGAAGAAACACGACTCTGAGAcggagaagatgaaggagagcTCGGATAACGAGGACGACGACGAATACAACAAACCACTGGACCCAAATTCAGACGACGAGAAAATCACGAGACTGTTGAAAAAGCACAAGGCCACCAACCTGGCGCTGATCAGCCCCTGCAGTAACAGTTCGGACACCTTGTGA